Proteins from one Cryptomeria japonica chromosome 4, Sugi_1.0, whole genome shotgun sequence genomic window:
- the LOC131077360 gene encoding uncharacterized protein LOC131077360, with amino-acid sequence MEFYGEMPSKEHSIHAFMELLVEPILEKYGRIEDPSPVAQQEVAEQMQAIVLLYNYYHRKQFPELEFLDAFTFCKMAVIRCQKLLSYMGILRGTNFSVSEIVPQATITEKMVKEACEICEALNSPRTMSNAKTFPVSKVAVFVADATYERCILTFGSITKGVWSILEKDVIGFDNFLEGPQEYARQNKITGSSKRPVGFIVDAGDTSNRTAINEQNKLKKLAFSVVKEQAGSYFYLFFLYVSDKYF; translated from the exons ATGGAGTTCTATGGGGAGATGCCATCCAAGGAACACAGCATTCATGCTTTCATGGAGTTACTGGTGGAGCCTATCCTCGAGAAATATGGCCGTATTGAAGATCCATCTCCTGTTGCCCAACAAGAGGTTGCCGAGCAG ATGCAGGCAATTGTATTGCTGTACAATTATTACCATCGAAAACAATTTCCAGAACTTGAATTTCTTGATGCTTTCACTTTCTGCAAGATGGCTGTAATCAGGTGTCAAAAACTTTTATCATACATGGGAATCTTGAGGGGCACTAATTTTTCGGTATCAGAAATTGTTCCGCAAGCTACAATAACTGAGAAAATGGTTAAGGAAGCCTGTGAAATTTGCGAAGCATTGAATTCTCCAAGAACTATGTCGAATGCAAAGACTTTTCCAGTATCAAAAGTTGCCGTATTTGTAGCTGATGCTACATATGAGAGGTGCATCCTTACTTTTGGTTCGATAACAAAAGGTGTTTGGTCTATTCTTGAAAAAGATGTCATTGGATTTGACAACTTCCTGGAAGGACCCCAAGAGTATGCCAGGCAAAATAAAATAACAGGCTCAAGTAAGAGGCCAGTTGGATTTATTGTAGATGCTGGGGATACTTCAAATAGAACAGCAATCAATGAACAAAATAAACTTAAGAAGCTGGCATTTTCAGTCGTCAAGGAACAAGCAGGTTCCTATTTCTATCTATTCTTTCTCTATGTTTCTGATAAGTACTTTTGA